The Leifsonia williamsii genome includes a region encoding these proteins:
- the nhaA gene encoding Na+/H+ antiporter NhaA encodes MTQLTLIQRSPDPEQSGRSTQRRPSLKDRFLAVGRSRLGAMLLVLATLIAIVWANISFTGYEAFWETHLTVGLGDLHLDFTLHSLVNDALMAIFFFTVGLEVRREFAIGELTSWSRAVVPVVAALFGLAVPALVFLLFVMGTGYEHAWGVVISTDTAFLVGALALIGPHATGRLRIFLLALAVVDDIGALSIIALVYTDHFNPWPLVVAAVGLVAVYFTRYLRGGRGPVYATLAIVVWLCFLASGVHPTLAGVAMALLIPVYRPNRRDVEHALDLARTFRQSPNTEYARAAANSLRESISINERLQSAWSPYVAYVVLPLFALANAGVRLDGEILAGAIVSPLAWGVLAGLVVGKFAGVFGSTALLRAFRVGEFGPGLTVDRLAGGAALCGIGFTISLFIVDLAITDETAQNEARVGVLAATVVALGIATLIFRISDAVRPREEAGLTLVRPVDPARDHLFGDPNAPMTIVEYGDFQCGFCLKATGSVQEVSRELGDSLRYVWRHAPLTRYHPNALAAAEASEAAAKQGKFFEFERSLFADQENQLPSDILRRAEELGLDLDRFERDLSSPEVAARVRDDMLDAEAMDITAVPTFYINGRRHVGPYDAQSLIRALQETVPDPTR; translated from the coding sequence GTGACCCAGCTCACCCTCATCCAGCGGTCTCCCGACCCCGAGCAGAGCGGCCGCTCCACGCAGCGCCGCCCCTCGCTCAAGGACCGCTTCCTCGCCGTCGGCCGCAGCCGGCTCGGCGCCATGCTGCTCGTGCTCGCGACCCTGATCGCGATCGTGTGGGCGAACATCTCGTTCACCGGCTACGAGGCGTTCTGGGAGACGCACCTCACCGTCGGCCTCGGCGACCTGCACCTCGACTTCACCCTGCACTCGCTGGTCAACGACGCGCTGATGGCCATCTTCTTCTTCACCGTCGGGCTGGAGGTGCGGCGCGAGTTCGCGATCGGCGAGCTGACGAGCTGGTCCCGGGCCGTCGTCCCGGTGGTGGCCGCGCTGTTCGGCCTCGCCGTCCCTGCCCTCGTCTTCCTCCTCTTCGTCATGGGCACCGGATACGAGCACGCCTGGGGCGTGGTCATCTCCACCGACACCGCCTTCCTCGTGGGCGCGCTCGCCCTGATCGGGCCGCACGCGACCGGCCGGCTGCGCATCTTCCTGCTCGCGCTCGCCGTGGTCGACGACATCGGGGCGCTCAGCATCATCGCGCTCGTCTACACCGACCACTTCAACCCGTGGCCGCTGGTCGTCGCGGCCGTGGGCCTGGTCGCGGTGTACTTCACCCGGTACCTGCGGGGAGGCCGTGGCCCGGTGTACGCCACCCTTGCGATCGTGGTGTGGCTGTGCTTCCTGGCATCGGGCGTCCACCCCACGCTCGCCGGCGTCGCCATGGCGTTGCTGATCCCCGTCTATCGGCCCAACCGCCGCGATGTGGAGCACGCCCTCGACCTCGCTCGCACCTTCCGGCAGTCGCCGAACACCGAGTACGCGCGGGCGGCCGCGAACAGCCTCCGCGAGTCCATCTCCATCAACGAGCGCCTGCAGTCGGCCTGGTCGCCGTACGTCGCCTACGTAGTGCTGCCCCTGTTCGCCCTCGCCAACGCGGGCGTCCGGCTCGACGGGGAGATCCTCGCCGGTGCGATCGTCTCGCCGCTCGCCTGGGGCGTGCTCGCCGGCCTGGTGGTCGGCAAGTTCGCGGGCGTCTTCGGCTCGACGGCGCTGCTCCGCGCCTTCCGCGTCGGCGAGTTCGGGCCCGGCCTCACGGTGGACCGGCTGGCCGGGGGAGCCGCGCTGTGCGGCATCGGCTTCACCATCTCCCTCTTCATCGTCGACCTCGCGATCACGGACGAGACCGCGCAGAACGAGGCCCGCGTCGGCGTGCTGGCCGCCACGGTGGTCGCGCTCGGCATCGCCACCCTGATCTTCCGCATCTCCGACGCGGTGCGCCCGCGCGAGGAGGCCGGCTTGACCCTCGTGCGCCCGGTCGACCCCGCGCGCGACCATCTGTTCGGCGACCCGAACGCCCCGATGACCATCGTCGAGTACGGCGACTTCCAGTGCGGCTTCTGCCTGAAGGCGACCGGCTCGGTGCAGGAGGTGAGCCGCGAGCTCGGCGACAGCCTCCGCTACGTCTGGCGGCACGCCCCGCTGACCAGGTACCACCCGAACGCGCTGGCCGCGGCGGAGGCGTCGGAGGCCGCGGCGAAGCAGGGCAAGTTCTTCGAGTTCGAGCGCAGCCTGTTCGCCGACCAGGAGAACCAGCTCCCGTCCGACATCCTCCGCCGCGCCGAGGAGCTCGGCCTCGACCTCGACCGCTTCGAGCGCGACCTCAGCTCGCCCGAGGTGGCGGCCCGCGTGCGCGACGACATGCTCGACGCGGAGGCGATGGACATCACGGCCGTTCCGACCTTCTACATCAACGGCCGCCGCCACGTCGGCCCCTACGACGCGCAGTCCCTCATCCGCGCCCTGCAGGAGACCGTGCCCGACCCGACGCGCTGA
- a CDS encoding ATP-binding protein, translated as MNAARAIRTPDQRLRIFVSSTLKELAPERRAARAAIERLHLAPVMFELGARPHPPRELYRAYLEQSDVFVGLYWERYGWVAPDETVSGLEDEYDLCPPDLPRLLYIKDPAPNREPRLRTLLDRIRDDDRASFKYFETARELGALLEADLATLLAERFDLARLSTAPAVDSPPERRAEPEQAGAPSLPAPLPRPLTDLVGRDRELGRLQRLIEDGARLVTVTGPGGIGKSRLAIATGTALADRFPDGVAFVALSGVHDPAAVPATIAQAVGVRDTGEAPIAVKLVAALRDRRMLLVLDNFEQVLEGAPELVGLLAEAPGVSVIVTSRSLLRVGGERSFELGPLPVEQAVALFVERAHAVKPDFEITPDNAAAVDRIVAALDGVPLALELAAARMRVLTATELSERLDRRLPLLVGGSRDLPQRQQTLRSTIEWSTQLLAEPERRLLACLGVFEGGFTLDAAEHVVTGRIEPGGPPPPDTLSGLDALVDGSLLSQRATSDRPRFRMLATVREYALEKLAEEGGLDRARDLHADYYLDLAARAALELEGPRQAEWVRRLAEDDGNLRAAERRLLERRDGAAIARLAWSLYLYRWIAGRLGEVKALMEELLATAEAGTDGDGLDDLTRATALYFTHAIGFWQDPDGSVAAGLAESAQLFHEAREARGEALALISLALALLAAPQPDIPAADAAMETSRGLFHHAADGWGEAMAMVVLGRVALLRQQVPEALREFEGSLTLARQHGDELGVSIAQHHRGWARLLLGDPQGAAADFAECLELSQRLGHTDGIAYALEGMVAVAAVTGDAARAGRLLGATRALRDRTGLHNAAAFSFHQFYVDRLAETGAAAALTEAAEEGRQMSVAEAVEVAQGVALQVAGASAAAPGSAP; from the coding sequence ATGAACGCGGCTCGCGCGATCCGCACACCCGATCAGCGGTTGCGCATCTTCGTCAGCTCGACCCTCAAGGAGCTCGCCCCCGAACGCCGGGCGGCGCGCGCCGCGATCGAGCGCCTGCACCTCGCGCCCGTGATGTTCGAGCTGGGCGCGCGGCCGCACCCGCCGCGGGAGCTCTACCGCGCGTATCTGGAGCAGAGCGACGTCTTCGTCGGGCTGTACTGGGAGCGCTATGGCTGGGTCGCACCCGACGAGACGGTGTCGGGGCTGGAGGACGAGTACGACCTGTGCCCGCCGGACCTCCCGCGCCTCCTGTACATCAAGGACCCTGCCCCGAACCGGGAGCCGCGGCTGCGCACGCTGCTCGACCGCATCCGCGACGACGACCGGGCGTCGTTCAAGTACTTCGAGACGGCGCGGGAGCTGGGGGCGCTGCTGGAGGCGGATCTCGCCACCCTCCTCGCCGAGCGGTTCGACCTCGCGCGGCTGAGCACCGCACCCGCCGTCGACTCGCCGCCGGAACGCCGGGCCGAGCCGGAGCAGGCGGGTGCGCCCTCCCTCCCCGCTCCCCTGCCCCGGCCGCTGACCGATCTGGTCGGCCGCGACCGCGAGCTCGGGAGGCTGCAGCGGCTGATCGAGGACGGCGCCCGGCTGGTCACGGTCACCGGCCCGGGCGGCATCGGCAAGAGCCGGCTCGCCATCGCAACTGGAACGGCGCTGGCCGACCGGTTCCCGGACGGGGTCGCCTTCGTCGCGCTCTCGGGCGTGCACGACCCGGCCGCGGTGCCCGCCACGATCGCGCAGGCGGTCGGCGTGCGCGACACCGGCGAGGCGCCGATCGCGGTCAAGCTGGTGGCCGCGCTGCGCGACCGGCGCATGCTGCTCGTGCTCGACAACTTCGAGCAGGTGCTGGAGGGGGCTCCCGAACTCGTCGGACTGCTCGCGGAGGCGCCGGGGGTCTCGGTCATCGTGACCAGCCGCTCGCTGCTGCGGGTCGGCGGCGAGCGGAGCTTCGAGCTGGGGCCGCTTCCCGTCGAGCAGGCGGTCGCGCTGTTCGTCGAGCGCGCACATGCGGTGAAGCCGGACTTCGAGATCACCCCCGACAACGCGGCCGCGGTGGACAGGATCGTGGCGGCCCTCGACGGCGTGCCGCTCGCGCTGGAGCTCGCCGCGGCGCGCATGCGGGTGCTCACGGCGACGGAGCTGTCGGAGCGGCTCGACCGCCGGCTGCCGCTGCTGGTGGGAGGCTCGCGCGACCTCCCGCAGCGCCAGCAGACCCTGCGCAGCACGATCGAATGGAGCACGCAGCTGCTCGCCGAGCCCGAGCGGCGGCTGCTCGCGTGCCTCGGCGTGTTCGAGGGCGGCTTCACCCTCGACGCCGCGGAGCACGTGGTGACCGGGAGGATCGAGCCCGGCGGCCCTCCCCCTCCCGACACCCTCAGCGGCCTCGACGCGCTCGTCGACGGCAGCCTGCTGAGCCAGCGGGCGACCAGCGACCGGCCGCGGTTCCGGATGCTCGCGACCGTGCGCGAGTACGCGCTCGAGAAGCTGGCGGAGGAGGGCGGCCTCGATCGCGCCCGCGACCTCCACGCCGACTACTATCTCGACCTCGCAGCGCGGGCGGCGCTGGAGCTGGAGGGTCCGCGTCAGGCCGAGTGGGTCCGGCGGCTCGCCGAGGACGACGGCAACCTGCGGGCGGCCGAGCGGAGGCTGCTGGAGCGCCGCGACGGCGCGGCGATCGCCCGGCTGGCCTGGTCGCTCTACCTGTACCGCTGGATCGCCGGCCGTCTGGGCGAGGTGAAGGCGCTGATGGAGGAGCTGCTCGCGACCGCGGAGGCGGGAACCGACGGCGACGGACTGGACGATCTGACCAGGGCGACCGCCCTCTACTTCACGCACGCCATCGGCTTCTGGCAGGACCCGGACGGCTCGGTCGCCGCCGGGCTCGCCGAGAGCGCCCAGCTGTTCCATGAGGCCCGCGAGGCGCGCGGCGAGGCGCTGGCGCTGATCTCGCTGGCGCTTGCGCTGCTCGCGGCGCCGCAACCGGACATCCCGGCCGCCGATGCGGCGATGGAGACCAGCCGAGGGCTCTTCCACCACGCCGCCGACGGCTGGGGCGAGGCGATGGCGATGGTGGTCCTCGGCCGCGTCGCCCTGCTCCGGCAGCAGGTGCCGGAGGCGCTGCGGGAGTTCGAGGGCTCGCTCACGCTGGCCCGACAGCACGGCGACGAGCTCGGCGTGAGCATCGCGCAGCACCACCGCGGGTGGGCGCGGCTCCTGCTCGGCGACCCGCAGGGCGCGGCGGCCGACTTCGCGGAATGCCTGGAGCTGTCGCAGCGGCTCGGCCACACGGACGGCATCGCATATGCCCTGGAGGGCATGGTCGCCGTCGCGGCCGTGACGGGCGACGCCGCCAGGGCCGGACGGCTGCTCGGCGCTACACGGGCGCTGCGCGATCGGACCGGGCTGCACAACGCGGCGGCGTTCTCGTTCCACCAGTTCTACGTCGACCGGCTCGCGGAGACGGGAGCGGCGGCGGCGCTGACCGAGGCGGCCGAGGAGGGGCGGCAAATGAGCGTGGCGGAGGCGGTGGAAGTGGCGCAGGGCGTCGCACTCCAGGTCGCCGGGGCGAGTGCGGCGGCTCCCGGGAGCGCGCCGTGA
- a CDS encoding MMPL family transporter, with protein sequence MAELLYRIGKGAAKRAWLVIGAWIVILGVALGGFLIGFKGLSSSFDIPGTASGAVTDELAKKLPDFSGASGTVVFRTANGEPFTQEQKDAIGDVIDGTDGLSDVSGAVNPFTTEQQRADQAKQLSDGKAQLEAGRAQLDAGQAQLDAGTQQLAAAQQQLDAGRQQATAAGLPTAQLDAQQAQLDAQKAQLAAQQKTVDDGRAQLDANAEKLDRGEKLLSLSKGIRLVSEDGSTALASISFDKTRLELPEESKQAVIDHVEENPIDGVRADFSTELAQGVPQILGVGEAVGVVIAAVVLLVMLGSVIAAVLPLVTAILGVAISAVATLAFSGVVQMASVTPVLGVMLGLAVGIDYALFIINRHRKQLLHGADVRESIGLATGTAGNAVVFAGATVVIALAALNVTGIPFLGLMGTAGAIAVAVSVLIAVTLTPALLGLVGPRILTRRARARAAKREEAQQSRAARKPVKPMSTWRAIVTSIAAIAALVVIALPTLSMRVGLPDGASEPADSTTYRAYHAIEDSFGAGSNGTLLVSATLPAGLDDDQVQQRQVDIASTVADQADVVAVAPIAVSDDNRLAAFQVIPKEGPSSASTEDLVRDLRALPQIDEGITLGVAGQAASNIDISEKIVGILPLYLAVVVGLSLIIMIVVFRSFVVPLIATGGFVLSLFATYGALVAVFQWGWLGWLFGIHTTGPILSFLPVILVGILFGLAMDYQLFLSTGMREAYVHGSPARLAVMQGFRAGRSVVIAAGIIMVSVFGGFIFSESNIIRGFGFGLALGVLLDAFVVRLLLMPALMHLVGRGAWWLPRWLDRILPNVDVEGAALERQHHLDGTPVETAAPAPASASASR encoded by the coding sequence ATGGCCGAGCTGCTGTACCGCATCGGGAAGGGCGCCGCGAAGCGCGCCTGGCTCGTGATCGGCGCCTGGATCGTGATCCTCGGGGTCGCGCTCGGCGGATTCCTGATCGGGTTCAAGGGGCTGTCCTCGAGCTTCGACATCCCGGGCACGGCCTCCGGGGCGGTCACCGACGAGCTGGCGAAGAAGCTCCCCGACTTCAGCGGCGCCTCCGGGACCGTGGTGTTCCGGACCGCGAACGGCGAGCCCTTCACGCAGGAGCAGAAGGACGCGATCGGCGACGTCATCGACGGCACCGACGGCCTCTCCGACGTCTCCGGTGCGGTGAACCCGTTCACGACCGAGCAGCAGCGCGCCGACCAGGCGAAGCAGCTGAGCGACGGGAAGGCGCAGCTGGAGGCCGGGCGGGCGCAGCTCGACGCCGGCCAGGCCCAGCTCGACGCGGGCACCCAGCAGCTCGCGGCGGCGCAGCAGCAGCTCGACGCCGGCCGGCAGCAGGCGACCGCGGCCGGCCTCCCGACCGCTCAGCTCGACGCCCAGCAGGCGCAGCTCGACGCGCAGAAGGCGCAGCTCGCGGCCCAGCAGAAGACCGTCGACGACGGCCGCGCCCAGCTCGACGCGAACGCCGAGAAGCTCGACCGCGGCGAGAAGCTGCTCAGCCTCTCGAAGGGCATCCGGCTCGTCTCGGAGGACGGCTCGACCGCCCTCGCCAGCATCTCGTTCGACAAGACCCGGCTCGAGCTGCCCGAGGAGTCGAAGCAGGCGGTCATCGACCACGTCGAGGAGAACCCGATCGACGGGGTGCGGGCCGACTTCTCGACCGAGCTCGCGCAGGGCGTGCCGCAGATCCTCGGCGTCGGGGAGGCGGTCGGCGTGGTCATCGCCGCCGTGGTGCTCCTCGTCATGCTCGGCTCGGTGATCGCGGCGGTGCTGCCGCTCGTCACCGCCATCCTGGGCGTCGCCATCTCGGCGGTCGCGACGCTCGCCTTCTCGGGCGTCGTGCAGATGGCCTCCGTCACCCCGGTCCTCGGCGTCATGCTCGGCCTGGCGGTGGGCATCGACTACGCGCTGTTCATCATCAACCGGCACCGCAAGCAGCTGCTGCACGGTGCCGACGTGCGCGAGTCCATCGGGCTCGCGACCGGCACCGCCGGCAACGCGGTCGTGTTCGCCGGTGCGACCGTGGTCATCGCGCTGGCGGCGCTGAACGTCACCGGCATCCCGTTCCTCGGGCTCATGGGCACGGCCGGCGCGATCGCCGTCGCGGTCTCCGTGCTCATCGCCGTCACACTGACGCCGGCGCTGCTCGGTCTCGTCGGGCCGCGCATCCTGACCCGCCGCGCCCGGGCACGTGCGGCGAAGCGCGAGGAGGCGCAGCAGAGCCGCGCCGCGCGGAAGCCCGTGAAGCCGATGTCGACCTGGCGCGCGATCGTCACCTCCATCGCCGCGATCGCCGCGCTCGTCGTGATCGCGCTGCCGACCCTGTCGATGCGCGTCGGGCTGCCCGACGGCGCCTCCGAGCCGGCCGACTCCACGACCTACCGCGCCTATCACGCGATCGAGGACTCCTTCGGCGCCGGCTCGAACGGCACCCTCCTCGTCTCGGCCACCCTGCCCGCCGGGCTGGACGATGACCAGGTGCAGCAGCGCCAGGTCGACATCGCCTCCACGGTCGCCGACCAGGCCGACGTCGTCGCGGTCGCGCCGATCGCCGTCTCGGACGACAACCGGCTCGCGGCGTTCCAGGTGATCCCGAAGGAGGGGCCGAGCAGCGCCTCCACCGAGGACCTGGTGCGCGACCTGCGCGCGCTCCCGCAGATCGACGAGGGCATCACGCTCGGCGTCGCCGGTCAGGCGGCGAGCAACATCGACATCTCCGAGAAGATCGTCGGCATCCTTCCGCTCTACCTCGCGGTGGTGGTCGGGCTCTCGCTGATCATCATGATCGTGGTGTTCCGGTCGTTCGTCGTGCCGCTGATCGCGACCGGAGGCTTCGTGCTGTCGCTGTTCGCGACCTATGGCGCGCTCGTGGCGGTGTTCCAGTGGGGCTGGCTGGGCTGGCTGTTCGGCATCCACACGACGGGGCCGATCCTGAGCTTCCTGCCGGTGATCCTGGTCGGCATCCTGTTCGGTCTGGCGATGGACTACCAGCTGTTCCTCTCCACCGGGATGCGCGAGGCGTACGTGCACGGCTCGCCGGCGCGGCTCGCGGTGATGCAGGGCTTCCGCGCCGGGCGCTCGGTCGTGATCGCGGCGGGAATCATCATGGTGTCGGTGTTCGGCGGCTTCATCTTCTCGGAGTCGAACATCATCCGCGGCTTCGGCTTCGGCCTGGCCCTCGGCGTGCTGCTCGACGCCTTCGTCGTGCGACTGCTGCTGATGCCCGCGCTGATGCACCTGGTCGGCCGGGGCGCCTGGTGGCTGCCGCGCTGGCTCGACCGCATCCTCCCGAACGTGGATGTGGAGGGCGCGGCCCTGGAGCGTCAGCACCACCTCGACGGGACGCCGGTCGAGACCGCGGCCCCCGCTCCCGCCTCCGCCTCCGCCTCGCGCTGA
- a CDS encoding TetR/AcrR family transcriptional regulator has product MTGRSGRVRSETARVAILQATARIFGSRGYDHLTIEGVAAEAGVGKQTIYRWWHSKGELVADALLEGLLLPEPLLPPDTGDLRADLTTWLRDVFGLLQRPGGDDLVRSLAAAAAENADVGRRIRDSLGATSELAARLRTGVEAGQLPPGVAIEDFGDVLVGAVVLRALARTETDEAAAERLVSVVLGGAPQR; this is encoded by the coding sequence ATGACGGGCCGGAGCGGACGCGTTCGCAGCGAGACGGCGCGCGTCGCGATCCTCCAGGCGACCGCACGGATCTTCGGCTCCCGCGGCTACGACCACCTGACGATCGAGGGGGTGGCGGCGGAGGCCGGGGTCGGCAAGCAGACCATCTACCGCTGGTGGCACTCCAAGGGGGAGCTGGTCGCCGACGCGCTGCTGGAGGGGCTGCTGCTGCCCGAGCCGCTGCTCCCGCCCGACACCGGTGACCTCCGCGCCGACCTCACCACCTGGCTGCGCGACGTGTTCGGGCTGCTGCAGCGCCCGGGAGGCGACGACCTGGTGCGCTCGCTGGCCGCCGCGGCCGCGGAGAACGCGGACGTCGGACGCCGCATCCGAGACAGCCTCGGCGCGACCTCCGAGCTCGCCGCCCGGCTGCGCACGGGGGTGGAGGCCGGCCAGCTCCCGCCGGGCGTCGCCATCGAGGACTTCGGCGACGTGCTCGTCGGCGCCGTCGTGCTGCGGGCGCTCGCCCGCACCGAGACGGACGAGGCTGCGGCGGAGCGGCTCGTGTCCGTCGTGCTGGGCGGCGCCCCTCAGAGGTAG
- a CDS encoding TetR/AcrR family transcriptional regulator: MKTSSAVAAEPGLRERKKAQTRADLERAAVELALDHDDIDRVTVDDICARVPVSHRTFFNYFDSKEDALFGIRRAWGDPQLVARTLAASHGGDVVESVIRTLFVALPSETQDLELREARLLLASRRPGLVNRNLHRLGDLREGLVEAVAQLIERETPIAVDAEVDASARAELIVVACIGAVRIAVREWADEGAVGAPEDVADRAVAIARTLGSYL; encoded by the coding sequence ATGAAAACTTCTTCAGCAGTGGCCGCCGAGCCGGGCCTCCGTGAGCGCAAGAAGGCGCAGACCCGCGCCGACCTGGAGCGCGCCGCCGTCGAGCTCGCCCTCGATCACGACGACATCGACCGGGTGACCGTCGACGACATCTGCGCGCGCGTGCCCGTGTCCCATCGGACCTTCTTCAACTACTTCGACAGCAAGGAGGACGCCCTCTTCGGCATCCGCCGCGCCTGGGGCGACCCCCAGCTCGTCGCCCGCACGCTCGCCGCCTCCCACGGCGGCGACGTGGTCGAGAGCGTCATCCGCACGCTGTTCGTCGCACTGCCGAGCGAGACGCAGGACCTGGAGCTGCGGGAGGCGCGCCTCCTGCTCGCCTCCCGGCGCCCGGGGCTCGTCAACCGCAACCTCCACCGCCTCGGTGATCTGCGCGAGGGGCTCGTGGAGGCCGTCGCCCAGCTCATCGAGCGTGAGACCCCTATCGCCGTCGACGCGGAGGTCGACGCGAGCGCGCGGGCCGAGCTGATCGTGGTCGCCTGCATCGGGGCGGTGCGCATCGCGGTCCGCGAGTGGGCGGACGAGGGGGCCGTCGGGGCGCCGGAGGACGTGGCCGACCGCGCGGTCGCCATCGCGCGGACGCTCGGCTCCTACCTCTGA
- a CDS encoding MDR family MFS transporter, with amino-acid sequence MSHRQVLESLSGLLLGMFVSILAGTVVSTSMPRIISELHGDQTAYTWVVTSTLLATTVSTPIWGKLADLFNRKLLIQLALGLFVVGSALAGFSGDTNWLIGFRVIQGLGAGGLTALSQIIMADIISPRERGRYMGLFGGIMAVGTVGGPLIGGLLTDSIGWRWNFFVGVPVAIIAIILLQATLKLPKRPARKVRIDYLGAVFLAAGVSLLLIWVSLAGKDFEWASWTTAWMVGGAVLLLIATVITELVVKEPIIPLGMFKNRTFTLAVIASISVGVAMFGTSVFLGQYMQVARGATPTESGLLTLPMIFGLLISSTVVGNLISRFGKYKAFMVVGAILLTVGLYLMSTIEYDTNYLLVSVYMLVLGAGVGMVMQNLVLIVQNTVAASQLGAASSNVAFFRSLGGTIGVSVMGSVLGTTVKDLFSDRKDDLIAAATKAGKSGMEALQSLQTGTIPEVNKLPGGIRTIVESVYGQSVADIFLIAVPLAIISIIAIAFLPNIKLGTKTAIQKAEEEKAAGQGAESGLRHAEETVIEVAEALVGSPATGSVPVVSRGDASELQADRPGARGGRRAAQEDR; translated from the coding sequence ATGTCGCACCGGCAGGTCCTCGAATCCCTCTCCGGGCTGCTGCTCGGAATGTTCGTCTCGATCCTCGCTGGCACGGTCGTGTCGACCTCGATGCCGCGGATCATCTCGGAGCTGCACGGCGACCAGACCGCGTACACCTGGGTCGTCACCTCGACCCTGCTCGCCACCACGGTCTCCACCCCGATCTGGGGCAAGCTCGCCGACCTGTTCAACCGCAAGCTGCTGATCCAGCTCGCCCTCGGCCTCTTCGTCGTCGGCTCCGCGCTCGCCGGCTTCTCCGGCGACACCAACTGGCTGATCGGCTTCCGCGTCATCCAGGGCCTCGGCGCCGGCGGTCTGACCGCGCTCAGCCAGATCATCATGGCCGACATCATCAGCCCGCGTGAGCGCGGCCGCTACATGGGCCTCTTCGGCGGCATCATGGCGGTCGGCACCGTCGGCGGCCCGCTGATCGGCGGTCTGCTCACCGACTCCATCGGCTGGCGCTGGAACTTCTTCGTCGGCGTCCCGGTCGCGATCATCGCGATCATCCTGCTGCAGGCCACCCTCAAGCTGCCGAAGCGCCCCGCCCGCAAGGTGCGCATCGACTACCTCGGCGCGGTGTTCCTCGCCGCAGGCGTCTCGCTGCTGCTGATCTGGGTCTCGCTCGCCGGCAAGGACTTCGAGTGGGCCAGCTGGACCACCGCGTGGATGGTCGGCGGCGCCGTGCTGCTGCTGATCGCGACCGTGATCACCGAGCTCGTCGTCAAGGAGCCGATCATCCCGCTCGGGATGTTCAAGAACCGCACCTTCACCCTCGCGGTCATCGCGTCGATCTCCGTCGGTGTCGCCATGTTCGGCACCTCGGTGTTCCTCGGCCAGTACATGCAGGTCGCCCGCGGCGCAACGCCCACGGAGTCCGGCCTGCTGACCCTGCCGATGATCTTCGGCCTGCTCATCTCGTCGACCGTGGTCGGCAACCTGATCAGCCGGTTCGGCAAGTACAAGGCCTTCATGGTGGTGGGAGCGATCCTGCTGACGGTCGGCCTGTACCTCATGAGCACCATCGAGTACGACACCAACTACCTCCTGGTGTCGGTCTACATGCTCGTGCTCGGCGCCGGCGTCGGCATGGTGATGCAGAACCTCGTCCTGATCGTGCAGAACACGGTGGCGGCCAGCCAGCTCGGCGCGGCCAGCTCCAACGTGGCGTTCTTCCGCAGCCTCGGCGGCACCATCGGTGTGTCCGTCATGGGCAGCGTGCTCGGCACGACGGTCAAGGACCTCTTCTCCGACCGCAAGGACGACCTGATCGCCGCGGCGACCAAGGCCGGCAAGAGCGGCATGGAGGCCCTGCAGTCGCTGCAGACCGGGACCATCCCCGAGGTGAACAAGCTGCCGGGCGGCATCCGCACCATCGTGGAGTCGGTCTACGGCCAGTCCGTCGCCGACATCTTCCTGATCGCGGTCCCGCTGGCGATCATCTCGATCATCGCCATCGCCTTCCTGCCGAACATCAAGCTCGGCACCAAGACGGCCATCCAGAAGGCCGAGGAGGAGAAGGCGGCCGGCCAGGGCGCCGAGTCCGGCCTCCGGCACGCCGAGGAGACCGTGATCGAGGTCGCGGAGGCGCTGGTCGGCTCGCCGGCCACCGGGTCGGTCCCCGTCGTCTCCCGCGGCGACGCGAGCGAGCTGCAGGCCGACCGGCCGGGCGCGCGCGGCGGCCGGCGGGCGGCCCAGGAAGACCGCTGA
- a CDS encoding MarR family winged helix-turn-helix transcriptional regulator — MDNIERAAADDVAARPGSVAEAERNATDAAIAAVEEQFALLFNQVSTQMRDRAAKVHPDLQPLGYKLLTTMVRTGPIHAGGLAELLGTDKSVISRQTRVLEDLGFIERRTDPTDRRASFLEATPAAIEAVNEVRAADQAKLYRSLRQWDDHDLHRLAELLERLNDLQP, encoded by the coding sequence ATGGACAACATCGAGCGGGCGGCGGCGGACGACGTCGCCGCCCGCCCGGGCTCCGTCGCAGAGGCGGAGCGCAACGCGACCGACGCGGCCATCGCGGCGGTCGAGGAGCAGTTCGCGCTCCTCTTCAACCAGGTCAGCACGCAGATGCGCGACCGGGCCGCCAAGGTCCACCCGGACCTCCAGCCGCTCGGCTACAAGCTGCTGACGACGATGGTCCGCACCGGCCCGATCCACGCCGGCGGCCTGGCCGAGCTGCTCGGCACCGACAAGAGCGTGATCAGCCGGCAGACCCGCGTCCTCGAAGACCTCGGCTTCATCGAGCGGCGCACCGATCCCACCGATCGCCGGGCGAGCTTCCTGGAGGCGACGCCCGCCGCCATCGAGGCCGTCAACGAGGTGCGCGCCGCCGACCAGGCCAAGCTCTACCGCAGCCTGCGGCAGTGGGACGACCACGACCTCCACCGGCTGGCCGAGCTGCTCGAGCGCCTCAACGACCTGCAGCCCTGA